In Oncorhynchus nerka isolate Pitt River linkage group LG21, Oner_Uvic_2.0, whole genome shotgun sequence, the genomic window CTCTCTCCAGATACATGCCCAAGACGGTGGAGGAGTCTCTGCTTGGCGACCACAGTGACTCGTGGATCGACACAGACTGCCCCGAGGCCAAGAGACTGAAGGTTGAGGAGCCCAGCATCCTGTCAGACAGTGAAgacactgtagactgtagacagtGGACCCAGCACCACCTAGCGGCTGCAGACATCCGCATGCCCCCGTCCATGGCCCTCACCCCGCCCCAGGGAGAGTTCGACCAGGACTGCATGGACGTCAACGTCCGAGGACCTGGTCAGTATTGAAATGAACCACATGGAGCGTTGTATGTGTCTGGACTGGAATCCTTGAGGCTGTAGTATATCCTTTAAAAACCGCTCCTCCTGATTCGTATTCCCGGTGTTTATTGTTAGTTGCTATGTTTGATCTGTTCCTGTCCGTCGTGTTTTGATTGACACATTGACTGACCCATCGCCTCTCCTGTCCTTCTCCCCTCCAGACGGATTCACCCCTCTGATGCTGGCGTCGTTCTGCGGAGGCGGTCTGGAGCCCGAGCTCCCcgaggaggaggagtcagaggaGTGTTCCGCCAACATCATCTCTGACCTCATCTACCAGGGCGCCACATTGGCCGCCCAGACGGACCGCACCGGAGAGACCGCCCTTCACCTGGCTGCCCGCTACGCCCGCGCTGACGCCGCCAAGCGGTTGTTGGACGCCGGGGCCGACGCCAACGCGCAGGACAACACAGGGCGCACGCCGCTACACGCCGCCGTGGCAGCCGACGCCCAGGGGGTCTtccaggtaaacacactgttcagaTGCTTAATGTTTAAGTTATATCTTCACATGAACTCAATGTATTCCTCAGTCTTTctatacacagtattacacatgTAAGACTTGACTTGGCTACTTCTTACAGTTGCCCACTTGCTGAGTagactgttgtgtcatctgccaGACTGACATGTTATTTCTCCCTGTCTGTCCTGGTTAGATTCTGATCCGAACCCGGGCTACAGACCTGGACTCTCGTATGTACGACGGCTCCACCGCCCTGATCCTGGCTGCCCGCCTGGCCGTAGAGGGCATGGTGGAGGAACTCATCACCTGCCACGCAGACATCAACGCTGTCGACGAACTGGGTACGTGATTGGCTAAactagtgtgtgagtgtgtgtgtgttgaagagaGACTTGATGCAGTTGAATGGTGATGCTGTGTTTCGTGGTAAGAGGTAGGATGAGTAACAACAGTGTGTGTTCCTCCCATCCCAGGTAAATCtgctctgcactgggcagctgcTGTCAACAACGTGGAGGCCACCATGGCCCTGCTGAAGAACGGAGCCAACAAAGACATGCAGGACCTCAAGGTACACACAGCCCTCCACCTATATCTACAACTGTCAGCTCCCCACAGTCATACAGTCTGGAATATATAGAGATATTGAGGAGCCAACatgtctaattctctctctctctctcccatcttacccctccccctctctctctcccgtcttaccctcccccctctctctctctctctcccgtcttaccctccccctctctctgtatattaggAGGAGACGCCTCTCTTCCTGGCGGCGCGTGAGGGTAGTTGTGAGGCGGTCAAGGTCCTCCTGGCCCACTTCGCCAACAGGGAGATAACCGACCATATGGACCGTCTGCCTCGGGACATCGCCCAGGAGAGAATGCACCATGACATCGTTCAGCTGCTGGATGAGTACAACACAGTGAGGAGCCCCCAGGGCCACGGAGGGGCCCCACACCACCTGGCCGGGGGACACACCCTGTCCCCCCTCATGTGCCCCCCCAGTGCCTTCATGCCCGGCCTGAAGAACACCCCCCAGGGGAAGAAGAGTCGCCGCCCCGGGGCAAAGGGTTCAGGTCTGGGAGGGCAGCATGCCCAGAACCTGAAGGATTCAGCTAAGGCCCGCAACAAGAAGCTGACCCTGGACATGCAGAGCGCCCTGCTGGAGAGCTCTGTCACCCTGTCCCCCGTCGACTCCCTGGACTCCCCCGCGGAGGGGCCAACAACGCCGGCTACATCACCAACCCCTGCTCCCCGGTCGCCATGCCCTCCTCGGggctcttccactcctccatgtcGGTGCCCAGCACTCCCATGGTGCACAGCAGCATGATGGACGGCTCTGGCCCCTTCGCTGTGTCTCTGGCCCAGCTCAACGACCTGGGAGATGGAGGCATGTCCATGCAGGGCCGCGTGTCCATGGCCAGTCAGGTCAACCAGGGCCCCCACGGCTATGTGCTCAATGCCGGCCAGCTGGGGCTCAACATGGGCCTGGTGAGCCCTGTCAGCGTGCCCTTCGACTGGCACAGCCGCATGCCCTCCTCCTCCCAGTGCGGGGGACAGGTGGTGAACCTGGTCCACAGCAGCCAGGCGGGCATGCACCCTCAGAGCCCcatgcagcagcagcagaacagcctCATGATGCAGCAGCACCAGCAGAACCTGTACCGCAGCGCCCAGCAGGCCATGCTGCAGCCCACGCCTGTCATCGCCAGCACGCCCATCTCCCACAGCCCCGTCAAGCTGCCCTCCAtctcagagcagcagcagcagctccacAACCACTCCATGGCCAGCCAGCAGAGCCTCCGCATGGGCACCTCCTCCCCATCCACCCCCCAGACGACACAGCCCCCTCCAGCCTTcttccagcagcagcagcagcctcctcagccccagccagccacTCAGCCCACCTCTCCACAGGCCTCCCAGGCCCCTCCTCCCCAGGCCAGTGGCAGCACTGCAGGCTTGGAGGACTACCCCACCCCGCCCTCCCAGCACAGCTACTCCTCTGCCCTGGATGCCACCCCTAAGCATTACCTCCGCCTGTCCAGCGAGCATCCCTACCTGACCCCCTCCCCAGAGTCGCCCGAGCCCTGGTCCAGCCCCTCCCCCCACTGTGTGTCTGATTGGTCAGACTCCACCCCCAGCCCGGCGGTGGCGGTCCTGCCCAAACCCAGATTCCCCATGTCCAGGAATCCAACGGCAAGATGCAGGTGTTTGCATGAACCCCCAAGGCACCTGGTTAACACCTGGTTAACAGAGACCtgcctgggggagaggagagaggagacgacTGGCTGTAAAGGCCTGTGTGTCTGGAGTTTATGCGTCAGCCTGGTTCCAAGATTTCCATTGGATTTGGATTGACTGTGTTTTATCACGAGGACCGTCTGCTAGTGTTGTTTGCAGAGAAAGAGTAAAGGGAAACATGTGTTGTCTGGATATAAAAGAACAGACAATTTAATGAATATAAGACTTATTCTGTCACAGATGGActtgtttttttattattataaaaAGTATATGAAGAAATCGAAGTCTTTCATTTCAAAGACTTAGGGATGCTCTCCTGAAAAACTAACAAACTTTTTTTAAAGTAgataaaagaaagaaaaaagcaaCAATGTTGAAGGGAAttcctttatttttatttattgtttGTTTTCTTCTCTCAGAAGTGCCTTTTCAGGTGTTTTCTCAGCCTCattctgtcctgtcctctcacaCAGTGTTTCACACTCACCTGTTACATGTCTTGGGCTCACCTGGGTCCAGTGGTGTTACAAGGAAAACGACTAGTgattcagtcactctctctccacccagccCACCACCGGTGTCTAACACTCTGTAGGCAGATCAACATGGGGTtcagacaggaagaggaagagatcCCGCCTCTCTTGACTGATGTTATTTATTTAGGCCCACAGGTAAAACGATCAGATTGGCTTGGGAACAAATATGTACTCTTCTAAGTTGGCTGTGATTAGTGATATTATGTTCTGATTTGATGAACTAGGAAAAAAAGGACTGATTAAGTATTATGTGTGAGAATGTAGAATGATGGGCGTCTCTGAAGCACTTGTCGGGACAAAGCGATGTGAGGGAGGGTGATCAGGGAGGGTGATCAGGGAGGTGGGGTTCTGACACTGCAATGAGGCACTCTGCTTATCCCACACACAAGAGCCAGGAAGGCTTTTAAACATTCATTACAGTACGTTCATTGGCCAGTGTTCAGTAAGACAGACAACTCAACAAAAACATTGATGTGTTAAAAGTTTAAACTTCCCATTGACTTAAGCTACGTTCTCCCCCAGGCCGTCTGCCTGTCAGTCCCAGGCCGTCTGCCTGTCAGTCCCAGGCCGTCTGCCTGTCAGTCCCAGGCCGTCTGCCTGTCAGTCCCAGGCCGTCTGCCTGTCAGTCCCAGGCCGTCTGCGTGTCAGTCCCAGGCCGTCTGCCTGTCAGTCCCAGGCCGTCTGCCTGTCAGTCCCAGGCCGTCTGCCTGTCAGTCCCAGGCCGTCTGCCTGTCAGTCCCAGGCCGTCTGCCTGTCAGTCCCAGGCCGTCTGCGTGTCAGTCCCAGGCCGTCTGCCTGTCAGTCCCAGGCCGTCTGCCTGTCAGTCCCAGGCCGTCTGCCTGTCAGTCCCAGGCCGTCTGCGTGTCAGTCCCAGGCCGTCTGCGTGTCAGTCCCAGGCCGTCTGCCTGTCAGTCCCAGGCCGTCTGCGTGTCAGTCCCAGGCCGTCTGCCTGTCAGTCCCAGGCCGTCTGCGTGTCAGTCCCAGGCCGTCTGCCTGTCAGCCCCTGGCCGTCTGCGTGTCAGCCCCAGGCCGTCTGCCTGTCAGTCCCAGGCCGTCTGCCTGTCAGCCCCTGGCCGTCTGCCTGTCAGTCCCAGGCCGTCTGCCTGTCAGTCCCAGGCCGTCTGCGTGTCAGTCCCAGGCCGTCTGCGTGTCAGTCCCAGGCCGTCTGCGTGTCAGTCCCAGGCCGTCTGCCTGTCAGTCCCAGGCCGTCTGCGTGTCAGTCCCAGGCCGTCTGCCTGTCAGTCCCAGGCCGTCTGCGTGTCAGTCCCAGGCCGTCTGCCTGTCAGTCCCAGGCCGTCTGCGTGTCAGTCCCAGGCCGTCTGCCTGTCAGCCCCTGGCCGTCTGCGTGTCAGCCCCAGGCCGTCTGCCTGTCAGTCCCAGGCCGTCTGCCTGTCAGTCCCAGGCCGTCTGCCTGTCAGTCCCAGGCCGTCTGCGTGTCAGTCCCAGGCCGTCTGCCTGTCAGTCCCAGGCCGTCTGCGTGTCAGTCCCAGGCCGTCTGCCTGTCAGCCCCTGGCCGTCTGCCTGTCAGTCCCAGGCCGTCTGCGTGTCAGTCCCAGGCCGTCTGCGTGTCAGTCCCAGGCCGTCTGCGTGTCAGTCCCAGGCCGTCTGCCTGTCAGTCCCAGGCCGTCTGCGTGTCAGTCCCAGGCCGTCTGCCTGTCAGCCCCTGGCCGTCTGCCTGTCAGTCCCAGGCCGTCTGCGTGTCAGTCCCAGGCCGTCTGTAATGAATGTTTAAAAGCCTTCCTGGCTCTTGTGTTTTCACTCATTCTGAACATTCATTCAGATGAGGGCATTATTATGCCAATTCTAAAATCAGCCTGTCACTGCCCTTTAGTTTTGGTTTTAACTCagttatgtgttgttgttttttttacatactgtatatgtgttGACACCATGGTTACTTTTTTGAACATCTCCTCGGTGTACTAAGCTATGTTTATCAGCTGCTATTCCTTTACCACTCCCCTGCAAACATTCCTGCATGTTGCCCGTCAGTGTGAAAGCATGTTTTTGACTGCTTCTATTCTTTGACCCCTGGTCCTGTTTTTGTGTAGCCCGAGTCCCACATCTGCTTGTGCTCTCTTGCCGACTCCATTGCGGTCATTGTTATGCGTGCAAGACCGCACACATAGATCTGGGACTCAGGCTAGCTGTCGCGTTGGCCAATAGAAGCACATTCTCTTGCGGTTCCACTGGTAACTGAGGTGTTGGTATGTTCTCCTGCGGTTCAGTTACGGATAAGTCTGTGGACTGATTCCAACTCTGGTGCGCTCCAGTCGTggtcagtcagtcggtcagtgTGAGGGCCTGGCTGGTGGGTCGGGACTGTTAGTGCTCTGTCAGGGAGGTGCTATACTACAGCATGTAGAGGAGCGTTCCCCTGCATCTTTAGCAGCTTGCACCCCACTAGCCACAGAGAGGACATTTACATATGACTTGTTAGAAGACGTGGAAGGAGAGAACACTACTATGTAGTGCTGTACCCCCCTACTGTAGCTCTTCACTATGGATGGCACTCCCCAGGGATCCAACTAACCCTCACCAGACCACTGCTGCTCCCTGGATAGGATACTTACTACTGGGAAAGCCAATCAGATCCTCCTCCCCTGTTCGATTTCATTACTATGTTTCCTTCACTGGTCCAAGCCTGTTCACTATAACCAGCTACTACAGTACAGTCAGACCTGGGAGGTTTCTGGGTTGGACTGATACTAGGTTCAGATTCCAGTTCAGGGTTCATTTAGTGAAGTGTTTATTTGTTGTCCTTTGATTTCCATTCCTGGCGACACTACTATGCTCTGTCTGTACATTTCAGATATcccaacttctgtctgtaaataatGTTTGTCCTGGGTAGATCTACTTGTTTAAGATGCATCTTATGTTTCTAAAAATGATTATGTACTAAAAAGGACAAAAAGAAAATGTACTTCCTTTTAGGATTATTGTGAAAATTTGAGGATGTGACTGATATTTTATTGGTCTTGTATTATTAGAAGTCATAGATATTTTCTATCATTATTATTAATTCCTATACTTGTTTAAAAGTAGTTTAAAAATCATTGTACATAAAAAAACTGTTCCACAATGTTTCTTTCTACAGACAAAAGTTGTAAAGTAAGTCAATTCTAATAAAAACTGTAGGGAACTACATTTCTGTGTATCTTTTTGCAATCATCATATTTTCACACATTTATATTTGACTTATAATAATGTACTAATTATTAAGTATCACATGTGAATAGAGCAAATCCTTTCAAATGTAGAATATGATGTTGATTGGCGTTTTAGTGGATGGTTAAAGGCATCGCTACGGCCTTCCTGAGACCTAGAAGTACTGTCTCCCTGGGTTTAGGAATGCCTTAGCATTTCTGGGTCAGTGGTATTGACAGTACTTCTTGAGTACGTTGTTACGCCGCTGAGAGTTGTGTGTTCGTGCCCATGTCGGGTGGAATTTCCACTCTGTCGCAATTGCACAAAAGTAAACAAGTTTAAATGGTATAAAACTGAACTTCCAAAGACCTTGCAATTCATCATTTTCCTCCAGTTCAACGTTACTCTGAGAGCGAGGAAGGATCACAACTTTCCTAAGGTCATTTTATCCTATCAGAGAAACAATGAAGGTGAGATTGGTTGTCTTGAATAGGGGATGGGGGATTATtattctataataataataatgtcttTAAGTTAAAGTTGACATTTATTGCAGGCTTTGGATGTGCTCATTCTACTACTCCCAGTGGCAGTCAATACTCTACCGTACGATATCATGCCAGTGGATTGTGCTGATGTGTATAGAAAGGGCTTTGGACACAGTGGAGTGTACACCATCTACCCTGCAGGAACAACCTCCCCCATCCAGGTCTACTGTGACATGGGCTGTGAGGACCAACCTGAGGGGGGGaaatggacagtgtgtacagtgaCTCTACCTTTTGTTTATAGCCTTTTGAGCTtcatcactaccactacctcagGGCTCAATCCATGTTGTTGTTTGCGCAATTAACCTTTGAAGTAGAGAATGTTATCAACCCGGAGAGATGGATAAAAAGTCCCCTTGTGTGGAACATCTCACATTTCTGTGGAACATCTCAAAATGCCCCTCTATTCCAGGTGATCCAGAAGAGAAAGGATGGGACAGTGAACTTTTACCGTGGATGGGACCAATACAGGAGTGGGTTTGGGCAGGCATCTGGAGAGTACTGGTTAGGTAAGAGCATGAAGCACTGGACACATTTGAAGTGTATATGCTGGGATACGAAATGCATTAAATGTCTATTCATGTGTATTATTACTATCTTTAATACTCACCTCGTGTTATATGTTCTCCCCCAACACCTTGTGCTCTCCCTCAGGCCTAGAAAACATCCATCTCCTCACTCAGAGGAAGAAGTATGAGTTGAGGGTGGACCTGGAGGACTTCGAAGGGGCTAAAGCACACGTGCAGTACTCTTCCTTCTCTGTCGACTCTGAGCATGAAGGATACAAGCTGCATTTAAGTGGCTTCAAAGATGGAGGTGCTGGTGAGTCTAAAGAACATTTCCATTTCTCCTCCTTTCCCGTGAAACAAAAGTATTACCAATCTGAAAAGACTACTTGGTCGATACAGTATGAAGAAATGTATACTGTAAATGGAAATGTGGAACAATCCCTTCTGCATTTCAGGAAAATCTATGGATGAACACAATGGGCAGAAGTTCTCCACCTTCGATAAAGACCAGGACACTCACACTTCAAACTGTGCTAAATCATATCTAGGAGGATGGTGGTATGGAGAATGCCACAGTGTCAATCCCAACGGGGTATATCTGTGGGGCGACTCAATCTATGGTATTGGTATCAACTGGGTGAATTGGAAAGGTTATAAATACTCTTTAAAAGCCATTGAAATAAAGATAAGGCCAGTGGAATAAGTTCACAACCTCTCACACTCACACTTTACATACAAATATTACCTTTCAAATTATGAAAATATTTGGAAAGCCACTGAAGTTTAAACATTTTAAAGCTAATAAATTGAAGGGAAAAAAGCTTTGTCTCGTTTTATTGAAGTGTTGCCAGTCTTAACGTAAACCTTCATTATACTGTTAAAATACAGTTGTAACGCACTAATATCCTCTAAAAGCTGAAGGAACAGTTGAAGGAGTCCAGATTTCTGAGACACATTGAACCCTTAGTCCGTACGGCTAGGTTATCCGGTTTGATTAGAGGCCAACAAACATCAGTCCTTAACTTGTCAAAGTCTCATCTTTGTTGAGCACAGTCATTGATAGTTTAAGGAGTGGTTAGAGAATGTTCATAAGGAATCGTGTTGGTCTGAGGCGTGCATCTTTTACTAAGGATCTATCAGGAAGGTCTCAACAGTAATCTTTTGTTGTTTCTATACACAAACATGACTAGCAGAAAAGAAAAGGGGGCTTGCACTGCAGACTGGAGTCACTCAATGACTCACTCCTTCTGCTCTCTGTCCCCATATCTCTCCTCACCAGGttattcactctgtctctccaaccttctgctctctctatccccctatctCTCCTCACTAGGttattcactctgtctctccaaccttctgctctctctatccccataTCTCTGCTCACTAGGTTAATCACTCTGTCTCTTCAACCTttgctctctctatccccataTCTCTCCTCACCAGGttattcactctgtctctccaacctttgctctctctatccccataTCTCTCCTCACCA contains:
- the LOC115110379 gene encoding microfibril-associated glycoprotein 4-like isoform X1 is translated as MKALDVLILLLPVAVNTLPYDIMPVDCADVYRKGFGHSGVYTIYPAGTTSPIQVYCDMGCEDQPEGGKWTVIQKRKDGTVNFYRGWDQYRSGFGQASGEYWLGLENIHLLTQRKKYELRVDLEDFEGAKAHVQYSSFSVDSEHEGYKLHLSGFKDGGAGKSMDEHNGQKFSTFDKDQDTHTSNCAKSYLGGWWYGECHSVNPNGVYLWGDSIYGIGINWVNWKGYKYSLKAIEIKIRPVE
- the LOC115110379 gene encoding microfibril-associated glycoprotein 4-like isoform X2: MKVIQKRKDGTVNFYRGWDQYRSGFGQASGEYWLGLENIHLLTQRKKYELRVDLEDFEGAKAHVQYSSFSVDSEHEGYKLHLSGFKDGGAGKSMDEHNGQKFSTFDKDQDTHTSNCAKSYLGGWWYGECHSVNPNGVYLWGDSIYGIGINWVNWKGYKYSLKAIEIKIRPVE